A region of the Cupriavidus taiwanensis genome:
ACACGCCGGACATGCCGAGCAACCCCGACCTGCGGTAGATCAGGTCCTCGATGGCCCCGGCATCCATGCCGAGCTCGCCGATCAGGTACAGGATCACACCCGGATCCAGGCTGCCGCAGCGCGTTCCCATGGGCAGCCCGTCCACGGCGGTGAAGCCCATGGTGCTGGCCACGCTGCGCCCCGCCACCAGTGCGCACATGCTGCTGCCATTGCCGAGATGGGCGACGACGGTGCGGCCCGCGGCCGCGGCGGCGTCGATGCGCGGCAGGACGCTGGCAATGTACTCGTAGGACAATCCATGGAAGCCATAGCGCCTGACGCCGCGGCCGGTAATTTCCACCGGCAGCGCGAACGCCTGCGCCGCTTCCGGCTGCGCACGGTGGAAGGCGGTGTCGAAACACGCCACTTGCGGCAAGGCCGGACGCCGCTGCGCGAGAATGCGGATGGCTTTGAGATTGTGCGGCTGGTGCAGCGGCGCGAGCGGGCAAAGCGTGTCGAGCTCCGCCAGCAGCGCCTCGGTCACCCTTGCCGGCTGCGTGAAGCGCACGCCGCCGTGCACCACCCGGTGCCCCACCGCGGCGAGCGTATGCCCTTCCCCATGGCCGCGCAGGAAATCCGCCAGGTAGGCGATAGCGCCTTCGTGCCCGAGCTGGGTGCCGGCATCCCACTGCCTGGCTTCGACTTCGGCGCCGGCCGCATCGGCCGCGCGAAACGCCGGAGCGGTGTAAAGCCCTTCGATGCTGCCGCGCAGTACCAGCCTCAGTGCGTTGTCATGGACATCGTAGGCGCGGTACTTGAGGCTTGACGAGCCCGCGTTCAGGACCAGGATGATCTCTGCCATGACGTCACCCCGCCACCTGGGTGGACTCTCGCCGCGCCTTGGCGACCAGGGCAGCCACCGCGCACGACGCCAGCCGCGTCGTCACCGTGTCGGCGCGGCTGGTCAGGATGATGGGCACGCGCGCGCCCAGCACGATGCCGGCGGCATCCGCGCCGGCAAGGAACGTCAGGCTCTTGGCGAGCATGTTGCCGGCGTCCAGGTCGGGCACCAGCAAGACGTTGGCGCGCCCGGCCACCGGCGAATCGATCTTCTTGATGCGTGCCGCATCCAGGTTGATGGCATTGTCCAGCGCCAGCGGGCCGTCGACCACCGCGCCGGTGATCTGGTGGCGGTCGACCATCTTGCACAGCGCGGCGGCTTCGATGGTGGATGGCACCTTGGGATTGATGGTCTCCATGGCCGACAGGATCGCCACGCGGACCTCCTTCAGTTGCAGGGCGTGGGCCAGGTCGATCGCGTTCTGGAGGATATCGGCCTTTTCGGACAGGGTCGGGGCGATATTGACCGCGGCGTCGGTCACGATCAACGCGTCCTCGTGCCCGGGCACGTCCATCACGAAGCAGTGGCTGATGCGCCGGGCGGTGCGCAGGCCGCTGTCGCCCGCGACCACCGCCCCCATCAGCTCGTCGGTGTGCAGGCTGCCCTTCATGATGGCCTCGGCCTTGCCTTCGCGCACCAGTTGCACCGCGGCCGCCGCCGCCGCGTGGCTGTGCGGCGCATCGACGATCGGGTACGCGCCGACGTCGATGCCGCTGGCACGCGCGGCGTCCTCGATGCGGCTGCGCGGCCCGACCAGGATCGGCGCGATCAGGCCCATGCGGGCCGCCTCGGCTGCGCCTTCCAGCGATGCGTGATCGCATGGATGCGCCACCGCGGTCGGGGTGGGCGGGATGGTCTTGCAATAGTCGATCAGCCGCTGGTACTTCTCATGTCTGGCGTTCACGGCAGGCTCCTGCTCTGGTTTCAGCGTGGTCGGCGGGCGGCGCTGGGTCCGCACGTGGTCTCGTACCGCATCGCCCTAGGATGCACGGGTGAGCGATGCGCCACCGGCGCGGCCGCGCTCGGGTTTCGGCGCCAGCACCGCGCGGATCCGCCCCAGCATCGCAGCCTGCTCCGCCGTGGGGCTGGTGCCAAGCAGGCGCTCGTCGGTACGCAGTTTTTCGGCCAGCGCATGCAGCCGCTGACGGTCGGCCTGGTGCCTGAGCAAGGCCGGCAGCGTCTCCAGCGCCTGCTCGGGCGCGTACCGGGTGATCAGCTCCTGCTGGCCCCGGGTCTTGCGCCAGGCGTCAGGGGGCAGTTCCGGCAGGAAGTCCGCGTAGTCCGTCACCAGCTCCTTGCGCAGCTCCAGCCGGGACAGCGGCAAGGGCTCGCCCTTGCGATTGAGCAGGCAGGCCAGCCGGGCAATCGCCTCGGTGTATCCGCCCTCGCCGACCGAGGCCAGCGCGGCCCTGACTTCCGGCGGTTCCTGCGGCGCCATGGCTGCCGGCGCGGAAGGCTTGTCCAGCGACAGGAACGAGAACAGGTTGGCGTACAGGTTGAAGAACGACGCCTCCGTCATCGCGTCACGCACGGCGCGGTAAGCGTCGAGGCCGGCACTGAGCATTTCCGCCCCCGCCTGTTCCTGCTGCCTCAGCGGATGGTCATCCGCCATGGCCTGGCGGTTCGCCCTGACCGCCTCGGCCGCGGGCTTGAGCCAGGCCATCCAGGGATTCAGGTCCGACAACGCCCAGTTCTGCACCCGCAGCGGATGGAACTCGCGCAGCATCCGTGCCGACGCCTCGTTCGACATGGCCTGGACGAACGGTTGCGCGAACAGTTCATAGGCGCGCTGGTTGAAGTCCGACAGCGCGGCAACGGCCTCGAACGGTTTCTCGTCGGCCCGCTCGAAGCGGTTGAGCCGGCCGGCGAGCTCCTCCAGCGAATGTTCCTCGAACTCGACCTCGTATTCGATGCCATCGCCGCGCTTGTGTTCGTGGATGACCATGCCGTAGAGGCCCGGGGGCAGCAGTTCGATGCTCTTCAGCACCGAAACGATCTGCGTATGCTCCTTCTTTGCGACCTTGCCGGAGACGAAGATGCCAAGATGGCCCACGCTCCGGTGCATCATCCCGACGATGACCTGGCCGCGCGCCTTGATTTCGTCGGTACTGCCATAGACGTCAACGACCCAGTTGAAGGCCTGCTGCGGCGGCGTGATGTTGTCGCCCATCGATGCAAACAGGACGATCGGCGCCCGGATCTCGCGCAGGTCGAAGCCCTTGCCGCCTGCCGCCTTGACGTCGCCGCTCCACAGCTTGTTGCCGACGAACAGGTTGCGCGTGATCCATTCGATCTCCTCGCGGTTCATCAGGTAGTAGCCGCCCCACCAGCGCTCGAACTCGAGGAAGCGCGGCGGCTCGGTGTCGGCCTTGCGGTACAGGTTGTAGTACTTGTCCCACAGGCTGTTGGCCGGGTTCAGGTTCTCAAAGTTCTGCACCAGCCAGGCGCCGTCGAACTTGCCGTTGCCGAGGTCCGCCGTAAGCGATGCCAGCCAGGTGCCGCCCAGCAGGCCGCCGGAATAGCGCATCGGGTTGTCGCCCTCGCCCGCGCTCCAGGCACCGCTCCAGTACGACATCGGCGCACCGTTGATGACGATCGGGCCGGTGTCGTCCGGATCCGATGCACCGAGCATCATCGCGGCCCAGCCCCCCTGGCAATTGCCGATGATGGCCGGCTTGGCGCTGTCCGGATGCAGGGCGCGTACCTTGCGGATGAACTGTTGCTCCGCCTCGCATACGTCGAGCAGCGTCTGCCCCGGCTCCGGGTCACGGAAGAAGATAACAAAGTAGACCGGGTGGCCGGCACGCATCGCCACGCCCACCTGCGAATCGTCCTTGAACCCGCCGATACCCGGGCCGTGCCCGGCACGCGGATCGATGATGACATAGGGGCGGCGGCTGTCATCGATGGTCACGCCTTCGGGCGGCGTGATTTTCAGCAGCGCGTAGTTGACTGGCCGCGCGAACTGGCGGCCATCCATCACGGTTTCGTAGTCGAAGTGCAGGACCGGCTTGAGGCCGTGCGTAGCGTTTTCCACAAAGTGGTTGCCCCGCTCCCTGAGCGTGTCCCAGAACAGGATGGCACGCTGCATGCTGTCGACCGCGTAGGCATAGCCGTTCATCGGATCGAGGCCGGCGGCCCACTTCGCCGGCGCGGGGGCCGCGCTGTCCTCGCCCATGGCCTGCTGCACACGATGTATATAGGCCTCCTGCGCGTTCCTCAGCCGCTTTTGCAGCACGACGCCCGTCTTGACGCCCACTTCACGCGCGTGAGCCAGTTGCTTGCCTGCATCCATGCCGTCCTCCGCCAGGAATCCTGCAATATCAATTGCCTATGGTGGATACCCCCCCCTTCAGCCTGCCCGGGTTGTCCCGCCATACCCTGGACCGGCCCCGTGGGATGTACCCCGGGCGTACATATTCTTGCTCTGACCAACTTTAATGGGAGCCGGTCCCGCGACAGAGATGAAATTTTTCCAAATGCGAGATAAGTAAAACCGCCCACCCGCCAGGGTGATGCCCAGCTCACGAATCGCAGCATGCGCCCCCCATCCGGGGTAATGCCGTTCAGTTAAGTCATCAAACACTACCGTCATTCCCGCCTACGCGGGAACGACAGTGGTTAACTGAACGGCATTACCCCCATCCGGGGGCCGTGCTGCGTGCGTCAAGGCGTGCGCTGAAGCGGTTGACTATGCGCGCAGGAAGCGGCCGATGGTTCTGGCCGCGCTGTCGGCGCCGGTCACAAGAAAGAGGTGGCCGTCGTCGACCAGCTGCAGCGCCGCGTGGGGAATGGCCGCGGCCAGGATCCTGGCATTGACCGGCGGCACGATCGGGTCGTCGGTCCCGTGCATCACCAGCGTAGGCTGCTTCAGCGCGCCCAGCCAGGGCAGGCTGCTCCAGCCCCAGGCCGCCAGCAGCTGGTAGAGGTAGCCGCGTCCGCGCGGCGGCTGCATGTGCCGGCCGTGCTGGTCGAGCCATGCGGGGTCATGGCGCACGGCGCCGCCATACAGGTCGGCGCCAACGCGGCGCAGGTACTGCGGGTCGGTATAGCGGCGCAGGCCGATCATCTTGGTCAGCACTGACAGCCTGCCGGGCACCATGATGACGCCGGGCGAGGTCGCCGCCAGGACCAGGCGCCTGCAACGGTGGGCCTGAAGCCGGGCAAACTCCTGCGCCAGCGCTCCGCCCCACGACACCCCCAGCGCATCGACCTGGCCATCGTAGCCAAGGCGCGACAGCAGCCGGTCGGCCAGCACGCAGAGACTGGAGAAGCGGTAAGGCATCAGCGGCGCGGGCGAGCCGCCCACGCCGGGAACGTCGAAGAGAATCACTTCGATGTCGGGCAGTGCGTCGACAAAGGGCCTGAGCAGTTCGAAGTTGGCGCCGATGCCGTTGAAGACCAGCAGCGGCGGGCCGGCGTCCCGGCCCGGCCGGATGCCGGCCCGCAGTACCTGGCCGTCCAGATCCACGGTCCGGACCTGGAGCTTGTGGCCGGCTTGCGTGCCGGCATTGATGGTTGTCATCGGTTCGTCCTGGAGACGTTGGCGCGCGGGCATGGCCGGCGCGCCGGCCTTGCCCGCCTGCGTTCATGCCTTGGGGCGCAGGATGCCCTTGACCTCCTCGACGTTCTCCGCGATGCGCCGGCCGACCGTGGCGATGCTGTCCGCCTGGGTCTTGTAGAGGGTATCGCTCAGGCCGCGCAGGCCGGCCACGGCCTTGTGCAGCGAGCGCGGCAGCGCTTGCGCCACCGTGGCGGAAGCCTTGCCCTCGGCGGGCTGGCCGCCGCGCGCCAGCGCCTGCAGGTCGGCGGCGGTGTCGCACAGGTACTCGGCCTGCAGGCGCACCACCGATTGCAGGCCGCTCAGCAGCGTGATGTTGATGCTGGCCAGCGCCTCGATGTCCTTGCGGCGCGACTCGAGGATCGCGGCCGGGTCAAGGCGATTGTGCCGGACGAAGTCAAGCAGCTTGCGGTGCGGGGCCTGGGACGCCTGCCGGGCGGCGGCGTCAGCGGTGTTGGTCGATTCCATCTGGGTGTCTCCTCACGGTTGGGTTGCAAAAATCGAAACTGGGGTTGGCCGCTGCGGCATGGGCCGGCGCCCATGGGCTGCGCATCACGCTTCGGTCACATAGCGTCCGGGCGCATCGCCACAGGGTGCGAATTGCGCGCTGCCGGGAACGTCGGGCGCGCGGCGCTTTGGTCCCGAGCGCGCCTGCAGCCACTGGCTCCAGTGTTCCCACCACGAGTCCTGCACGGCGGTCGCGTCGTCAAGCCAGGCCTGCGGATCGGCGGCCGGCGCGCCGCCACGGAAGAACTTCGCCTTCGGGTTGCCGGGGGGATTGACCAGGCTCTGCACGTGGCCGCTGGAACTCAGCACGAACTCGGTGCGCCCGCCAAAGGCGCGCATCGACCGGTAAACCGCCTTCCATGGCGTGATGTGGTCGGTCATGCCGGCCAGCACATACTTGTCGCAGGTCACGTCCGACAGCGTGATGGCGTGGCCCAGCACGTGCAGCGTGCGCGGCGTGGCGAGCTGGTTCAGCGTGAGCATGTCGAGGAACTGGCCGTGCAGGCCGGCGGGCAGCCGCGTGGTGTCGTTGTTCCAGTAGAGGACATCGAAGGCCGGCGGCGCATTGCCGAGCAGGTAGTTGTTGACCCAGTAATTCCACACCAGGTCGTTGGGCCGCAGCCAGGCAAAAATGCGTCCCAGCGCCGCGCCGTCGAGCACGCCGAGCGCCTGGCTGCCCTGCCGCGCTGCGGTGACGGCCTCGGGCGTGCTGAACAGCCCGAGCTGCGACTGCGCATCGAGTCCGAACACCGATACCATCAGCGTCGCGGCATGCACCAGCTTTTCGCCGCTGGCGGCGCAATAACCCATCAGCGCCGCCATGGTCATCGCACCCGAGCAGGCGCCATGCAGGTTGACGTCGGCACTGCCGGTGATGTCGCGGATCGCCCCGATCGCCTCGATCAGCGCGCTGACATAGGTATCCAGGTTCCAGTCGCGCTGCGCCGCGGTGGGATTGCGCCAGCTGACGATGAATACCTGCAGCTCCCGCGCCAACAGGTACTCCACCATGCTCTTGCCGGGGGCCAGGTCGAACACATAGAACTTGTTGACCTGCGGCGGCACGATCAGCTGCGGCCGCGCATGCACGCGGGCCGTGGACGGCGCGTACTGGATCAGTTCCAGCAGTTCGTTGCGGAACACCACCGCGCCCGGCGTCGTCGCCAGGTTCCGGCCGACGCTGAAGGCTTCCTTGTCCACCTGGGCCGGCATGCCGCCGTTGCCCAGGGTATCGGCGACCAGGTTGGCCAGCCCGCTGACCAGGTTCATCCCGCACGACTCCACCGTCTTTCTCAGCGCGGCGGGGTTGCCCAGCAGGGTATTGGTCGGGGCCAGCGCATCGATCACCAGCTCGGTGAAGTACTGCGCGCGGTGCTTGCTGCGCGCGTCCATCACCGAGCGCCGCACCAGGCCGCCCAACGCGTCTCGCCAGGCCTGGTAGCCCTGCAGCGACATCCGGTACAACGGGTTGTCGCGCCAGGCGGCATCGCCAAAGCGCCGGTCCCGCGCCGACGGCAACGGCGCCGAACCATCCAGGACGCTGACGAGATCGTGCGCCAATTGCGCCTGCTGCTCGAGCACGAGCACCGGCTCCTGTACGCACTGGGCGCCGATCTGCTGCGCGGCGCTGACGAAGTCCTCCGGCCTCAGGCCGACGAATGGATTGGGACCGGCCAGCGCCGGGTTCGCGTCGATGGCTTCGACGGCTTCGACGGCTTCGACGGCTTCGATGGCCCCGGCCGCGGTGGCGGCCATCACCGTCGCGGCCTGCCGGTTCCTGCCGGCTTTGCTGGCCGGCGCGCGCGCCCTGGATGCGGTTGTCATGTTGCTGCTCCTGCCTCTGCCTTGTTTTCTGCCCTGTTCCGGTGTCGTGTCCCGCTTCATGCCATCACAAGCGCGAGGGCTTCCGCCACCATTGCCGGCCTGGCTTCACCCTCGACTTCCATCGTGTTCTCCATGCGCAACAGCACGCGGCCGTCGCCCTTGTCATCGACGGCCAGCAGCCTGACGCGGTTGCGCACGCGCCCGCCTGCCCTGACCGGCGCCAGGAAGCGGGTCTTCTCCAGGCCGTAGTTCACCGCGGCGCGCGCGTCGCCCGGCACCACGCCCATGCCGGTCAGCTTTCCCGCCAGCAGCGACAGCGTCAGGTAGCCATGGGCGATGGTGCCGCCGAACGGGCTTTCCTTGCGGGCGCGCTCGACGTCAACGTGGATCCACTGGCGGTCCTCCGTGCATTCCGCGAACGCGTCGATGCGCGCCTGGTCCACTTCCATCCACTCGGACACGCCGAGTTCCTTGCCGACGAACGCGCAGAGCGTTGCCATGCTGTAGCCTTCGATTGCCATATGTCCCCTCGCTTGATTCGGTGCCGCGCGTTGGCCCGCGCGGATCTGATGCCGGCATCGTAGTGGCGGCGCCCGCCAGGGCGGCTACCAAATCCGGCCCAATCGCTGACAAAACCTGCCGCTTTGCGGGCGTGTGCCGCGGCAGCCGCGCAATGCGCACGCAAAGCCGCCCGTGATGGCGGAAACGGTCAGTCGCCGGCCGGCGTTGCCGGCACATTGCCTGGCTGAGATATGCAGCTGTGATACGCGGCTACGGCGCGCGGCGGTAGGCATTCGGCGTGCTCCCGGTCCAGTGGCGAAAGGCACGATGGAACGCGGTGGGATTGTCGAAGCCCACGTCGAAGGCAATGGCCGCGATCGGATCCGCCGAGCGCGTCAGGCGCTGAATGGCGATATCGCGCCGGACATCGTCCTTGATGGCCTGGAAGGTGGTGCCTTCCGCGGCAAGGCGGCGGCACAGCGTTCGCACCGAACAATGCAGCGCCAGCGCCGCGGCCTCGATCGTGGGTGGTTCCGGCAGGCGCTCGGCCACGTACTGCCGCACGCGATGACAGGTCATCTGCTCGTCGAACGAGACAAAGATCCAGTCCTCGGGTGCGCGCGCCAGGAATTTCTCCAGATCCGGCTTGCGTTGGCGCACCGGCATGTCGAGGTAAGCCGCGTCAAAGATCATGCGGGTCCGCTGGCAGCCGAAATGCACCGGACCGGGAAACAGGTAGAGATGGTCGCTGGCCAGCGGCGGCCGGCCGGATGGCAGTTCCACCGCCTGCAGCGGAATCTCCTTGCGGACCAGCCACGACGTGACGCCATGCACCAGCTTCAGCATCAGTTCGCGGCCCAGCATGCTCACGGCGGGCGACGCCGGATACTCCATCAGCTCCACATAGCCCGAAGCCCCATCGCGCCGCGACTCGACGCGGAAATCGTCGAGGATCAGGTGGAAGAACTGCCCGAACCGGTGCAGCGCCACTTCCAGCCTTGGCGCATCCAGCAAGCTCAGGCACAGGTACTTGAGCGTGCCATTGCGCAGCGGGCGGCTGAAGATGCCCGGCATTTCATCGTCGTGTTCGTGCGCGAGCAGCCGGTACAACGTGGCGAACTGCTCTTGCGTCACGCGCGCCGCCGGCTCCGCCAGCAGTTCGGCCGCAATGCCGGAGCGCTCCGCCAGCCGCGCGATCGCCATGGGGTCGGCGCCGCAAAGAAAGCCGTTGACGACGGAGATGGGGACGGTAGGAGACAAGGCGTTCACGCTAGCGCGCCGGCAATGCATGCCGCGGGAAAGAGGTCGGCGCATTCTGCGGCGGCCCCCAGCGAACGCGCAAGCTGCCAGTGGCTTGCCGGACATCGTGTTTTCCCTGCCTGTCACGAAATGTCAATTGATCGTCCCGAATCGTCAAAATTTCGTCGGACCATTGGACCAAACTCCGTGCTCACCGCAGACGGCAACAAAAGCCGCCGGACCGCGCCGCCGGAGACCCGGCAGGCGCGCGCACCGATGACATGATCAGGAGCCAACGCATGCAATACCCCGACAATTCCCCACACCCCGACAACGGTTCCAGGCCCCAGTCGTTTGCCTCGGATCAACCGGCGACACTTTCGGTCGAGGCCTATTTCGACCTGATCTGCCCCTGGTGCCTGATCGGCAAGAAGCACCTGGAAACCGCCATCGATTGGCTTGGCCGCGAGCGCCCGGACGTCGCCGTGCAGGTGGCGTGGCGTTCTTATCCGCTGATTCCCACGACCCCGCCTGCCGGCCTGCCGTACCGCGAGTTCTACCTGGCGCGGCTGGGCAGCCCGGAGGCCGTGGCGATGCGACAGGCGCAAGTGCGTGCCGCGGCAAAGGATGCCGGACTCACGCTGGCACTGGAGCGCATCGAAACCTTCCCGAACACGCTGCTGGCCCACCGGCTGGTGCGCCATGCGCGCCAGCAGGCGGGCGCTGGCGTGGCTGGCTTGCTGATCGAAGAACTGTTCCAGCGCTACTTCATACGCGCCGAAAATATCGGCGACCCGCGGGTACTGCGGCAGGCCGCGGCTTCGTGCGGCATCGCCTTGCCGGAGCATGCCGACAGCACCGGCGCGCATGACCTGGACTGGCTGCCATCGGTGCACGGCCCGCTCGACCCGCCGGCGCGCCCCGGTCTCGGGGTTCCCTGTTTTGTGTTCAACGGCACGCACAGCGTGTCGGGTGCGCGGCCGCCCGAGGTGCTGCTCCAAACCATGCACCAGGCGCTGGCACGTGCCAAACGGCGCGCCACGTTGGCGGCCGGCTAAGGACTTGAGCGCTGGCCGCAAGGCCACGGCCCGATAAACCCTCCCGCCCTAATACGACAACCGGAAAAAACGGCGCACCTCGTTGCCGAACCGCCGCGGCTCACCCCGCGCCGGCCGCAGGCGCCCTGCCCTTGCCGACGTAGTCATCCACCGCGCCGCCGACGGTGGCGTGGAAGTTCTTCTCGCCGATCAGCTCCAGCAGCTCGAAGCGCTTCAGCTTGTCGCGCACCGGATCCTTCATCTCGGCCAGGTGCACCGCGATGCCACGCTCGTGCAGCGTCCGGATCAGTTCGCGCAGCATGTCGGCCGAGGTCACGTCCACGCTGGTGACGGGCTCGGCGGCCACCACCACGCGGCGCACCGGCGTGGGCGAGTCCTCCACCGCCTCCATGAGCCGCTCCTGGAACAGCTCGGCATTGGCAAAGAACAGCGGCGCATCCCAGCGGAACAGCAGCAGGCCGTCGATGCGTTTCGCATGCGGATAGCGTTGCACGTCATGATAGCCACGCAGCCCTTCGACACGGCCGAGCACGGCAAAATGCGGCCGCCAGCCATCCCACAGGAACTCGATCACGGCAATCACCACGGCCAGGCAGATGCCCGGTATCGCGCCAAACACCGCCACCGCGGCAAAGCACACCATGGACAGCCAGAACTCCCATTGCTGGATGCGATAGATGCGCCTGAGATCCGCAAACTCGAACAGGCCGAGCGCGGCGGCAATCACCACTGCGGCCAGCGCGCTGCTGGGCAGGTACTGCAGCAGGTTGGGCGCCACCAGCAGCAGCAGCGCCACGGCCAGCGCGCCGACCACGCCGGTCAGCTGCGTCTTCGCCCCGGCGGCCTCCGCCACCGGCGTGCGCGAGGCGCTGCTGCTGATCGGGAAGCCCTGGAAGAAGCCCGCGGCCAGGTTGGCGGCGCCCAGGCCCACCATCTCCTGGTTCGGGTCGACCCGGGTGTGGTAGCGCGCCGCATAGGTGCGCGACAGCACGCTGGTATCCGCGAACGCAATCAGCGCCACGGCGCAGCCGCCCAGCACGATCTTGACCAGGTCGGCGCCGCTGAGCCACGGCAGCGCCAGTTGCGGCAGGCCCTGCGGGATCGGGCCGAGCACCTTCACGCCGGCCCGGTCCAGGCCGAACACGCTTACCGCGATGGTGGCCAGGACCACCGCGATCAGGATGCCGGGCAGCCGTTCAAAGCGCTTGAGGAGCAGGATCAGCACCAGGCTGCCGGCGCCGACTGCAAAGCTGTACCAGTTGGTCTGGCCGTCCAGGATGGCCCGGCCCAGCGCCAGGATCTCGCGCAGCGGCCCGCCCTCGTCGACCGAGATGGCAAACAGCTTGGGCAACTGGCTGACCAGCACCGTCAGCGCGATGCCATTCATGTAGCCGTAGCGGATCGGCTTGGACAGCAGCT
Encoded here:
- a CDS encoding acetate/propionate family kinase — protein: MAEIILVLNAGSSSLKYRAYDVHDNALRLVLRGSIEGLYTAPAFRAADAAGAEVEARQWDAGTQLGHEGAIAYLADFLRGHGEGHTLAAVGHRVVHGGVRFTQPARVTEALLAELDTLCPLAPLHQPHNLKAIRILAQRRPALPQVACFDTAFHRAQPEAAQAFALPVEITGRGVRRYGFHGLSYEYIASVLPRIDAAAAAGRTVVAHLGNGSSMCALVAGRSVASTMGFTAVDGLPMGTRCGSLDPGVILYLIGELGMDAGAIEDLIYRRSGLLGMSGVSSDMRALLASDDARARFAVEVYTYRIARELGSLAAAAQGLDALVFTAGIGEHAAPVRERVCRQAAWLGVSIDAAANARNGPRISEVSGKVPVWVIPTDEELMIARHTREIIATPAP
- a CDS encoding phosphate acetyltransferase; translated protein: MNARHEKYQRLIDYCKTIPPTPTAVAHPCDHASLEGAAEAARMGLIAPILVGPRSRIEDAARASGIDVGAYPIVDAPHSHAAAAAAVQLVREGKAEAIMKGSLHTDELMGAVVAGDSGLRTARRISHCFVMDVPGHEDALIVTDAAVNIAPTLSEKADILQNAIDLAHALQLKEVRVAILSAMETINPKVPSTIEAAALCKMVDRHQITGAVVDGPLALDNAINLDAARIKKIDSPVAGRANVLLVPDLDAGNMLAKSLTFLAGADAAGIVLGARVPIILTSRADTVTTRLASCAVAALVAKARRESTQVAG
- a CDS encoding DUF3141 domain-containing protein; translation: MDAGKQLAHAREVGVKTGVVLQKRLRNAQEAYIHRVQQAMGEDSAAPAPAKWAAGLDPMNGYAYAVDSMQRAILFWDTLRERGNHFVENATHGLKPVLHFDYETVMDGRQFARPVNYALLKITPPEGVTIDDSRRPYVIIDPRAGHGPGIGGFKDDSQVGVAMRAGHPVYFVIFFRDPEPGQTLLDVCEAEQQFIRKVRALHPDSAKPAIIGNCQGGWAAMMLGASDPDDTGPIVINGAPMSYWSGAWSAGEGDNPMRYSGGLLGGTWLASLTADLGNGKFDGAWLVQNFENLNPANSLWDKYYNLYRKADTEPPRFLEFERWWGGYYLMNREEIEWITRNLFVGNKLWSGDVKAAGGKGFDLREIRAPIVLFASMGDNITPPQQAFNWVVDVYGSTDEIKARGQVIVGMMHRSVGHLGIFVSGKVAKKEHTQIVSVLKSIELLPPGLYGMVIHEHKRGDGIEYEVEFEEHSLEELAGRLNRFERADEKPFEAVAALSDFNQRAYELFAQPFVQAMSNEASARMLREFHPLRVQNWALSDLNPWMAWLKPAAEAVRANRQAMADDHPLRQQEQAGAEMLSAGLDAYRAVRDAMTEASFFNLYANLFSFLSLDKPSAPAAMAPQEPPEVRAALASVGEGGYTEAIARLACLLNRKGEPLPLSRLELRKELVTDYADFLPELPPDAWRKTRGQQELITRYAPEQALETLPALLRHQADRQRLHALAEKLRTDERLLGTSPTAEQAAMLGRIRAVLAPKPERGRAGGASLTRAS
- the phaZ gene encoding poly(3-hydroxyalkanoate) depolymerase, whose product is MTTINAGTQAGHKLQVRTVDLDGQVLRAGIRPGRDAGPPLLVFNGIGANFELLRPFVDALPDIEVILFDVPGVGGSPAPLMPYRFSSLCVLADRLLSRLGYDGQVDALGVSWGGALAQEFARLQAHRCRRLVLAATSPGVIMVPGRLSVLTKMIGLRRYTDPQYLRRVGADLYGGAVRHDPAWLDQHGRHMQPPRGRGYLYQLLAAWGWSSLPWLGALKQPTLVMHGTDDPIVPPVNARILAAAIPHAALQLVDDGHLFLVTGADSAARTIGRFLRA
- a CDS encoding phasin family protein, translated to MESTNTADAAARQASQAPHRKLLDFVRHNRLDPAAILESRRKDIEALASINITLLSGLQSVVRLQAEYLCDTAADLQALARGGQPAEGKASATVAQALPRSLHKAVAGLRGLSDTLYKTQADSIATVGRRIAENVEEVKGILRPKA
- a CDS encoding alpha/beta fold hydrolase, with product MAATAAGAIEAVEAVEAVEAIDANPALAGPNPFVGLRPEDFVSAAQQIGAQCVQEPVLVLEQQAQLAHDLVSVLDGSAPLPSARDRRFGDAAWRDNPLYRMSLQGYQAWRDALGGLVRRSVMDARSKHRAQYFTELVIDALAPTNTLLGNPAALRKTVESCGMNLVSGLANLVADTLGNGGMPAQVDKEAFSVGRNLATTPGAVVFRNELLELIQYAPSTARVHARPQLIVPPQVNKFYVFDLAPGKSMVEYLLARELQVFIVSWRNPTAAQRDWNLDTYVSALIEAIGAIRDITGSADVNLHGACSGAMTMAALMGYCAASGEKLVHAATLMVSVFGLDAQSQLGLFSTPEAVTAARQGSQALGVLDGAALGRIFAWLRPNDLVWNYWVNNYLLGNAPPAFDVLYWNNDTTRLPAGLHGQFLDMLTLNQLATPRTLHVLGHAITLSDVTCDKYVLAGMTDHITPWKAVYRSMRAFGGRTEFVLSSSGHVQSLVNPPGNPKAKFFRGGAPAADPQAWLDDATAVQDSWWEHWSQWLQARSGPKRRAPDVPGSAQFAPCGDAPGRYVTEA
- a CDS encoding MaoC family dehydratase; this translates as MAIEGYSMATLCAFVGKELGVSEWMEVDQARIDAFAECTEDRQWIHVDVERARKESPFGGTIAHGYLTLSLLAGKLTGMGVVPGDARAAVNYGLEKTRFLAPVRAGGRVRNRVRLLAVDDKGDGRVLLRMENTMEVEGEARPAMVAEALALVMA
- a CDS encoding AraC family transcriptional regulator; amino-acid sequence: MHCRRASVNALSPTVPISVVNGFLCGADPMAIARLAERSGIAAELLAEPAARVTQEQFATLYRLLAHEHDDEMPGIFSRPLRNGTLKYLCLSLLDAPRLEVALHRFGQFFHLILDDFRVESRRDGASGYVELMEYPASPAVSMLGRELMLKLVHGVTSWLVRKEIPLQAVELPSGRPPLASDHLYLFPGPVHFGCQRTRMIFDAAYLDMPVRQRKPDLEKFLARAPEDWIFVSFDEQMTCHRVRQYVAERLPEPPTIEAAALALHCSVRTLCRRLAAEGTTFQAIKDDVRRDIAIQRLTRSADPIAAIAFDVGFDNPTAFHRAFRHWTGSTPNAYRRAP
- a CDS encoding DsbA family oxidoreductase, producing MQYPDNSPHPDNGSRPQSFASDQPATLSVEAYFDLICPWCLIGKKHLETAIDWLGRERPDVAVQVAWRSYPLIPTTPPAGLPYREFYLARLGSPEAVAMRQAQVRAAAKDAGLTLALERIETFPNTLLAHRLVRHARQQAGAGVAGLLIEELFQRYFIRAENIGDPRVLRQAAASCGIALPEHADSTGAHDLDWLPSVHGPLDPPARPGLGVPCFVFNGTHSVSGARPPEVLLQTMHQALARAKRRATLAAG